The following coding sequences lie in one Gemmatimonadota bacterium genomic window:
- a CDS encoding DUF3592 domain-containing protein, with translation MAQWITFLIFGGFGVMLLYVGITQFIQQRRNLADARPIEATVIHSQVVSSTTADTDGRVGFSNSTTSHSPEVRFRYQVLGTEYESDRLYPNVIGRGYASVESAAEVLAPFPLHANVRAYVDPSHPEQAFLIRERGNGPVVFIVLGVVLPPLAWFVGKYV, from the coding sequence ATGGCACAGTGGATCACCTTCCTGATCTTTGGCGGCTTCGGCGTGATGCTCCTGTACGTCGGGATCACGCAATTCATCCAGCAGCGACGAAACCTGGCCGATGCCCGACCGATCGAGGCCACCGTGATCCATTCGCAGGTGGTGAGCAGTACCACCGCGGACACTGACGGCCGAGTGGGCTTCAGCAACAGCACCACGTCGCATTCCCCTGAAGTGCGCTTTCGCTACCAGGTGCTCGGCACCGAGTACGAGAGCGACCGATTGTATCCCAACGTTATCGGGCGCGGCTATGCGTCGGTGGAGAGTGCCGCAGAAGTGCTCGCGCCATTCCCGCTGCACGCCAACGTCCGCGCCTACGTCGACCCGTCGCATCCCGAGCAGGCGTTCCTGATTCGAGAGCGTGGGAACGGGCCGGTGGTGTTCATCGTGCTGGGCGTGGTGCTGCCGCCGCTGGCGTGGTTCGTGGGGAAGTACGTGTAA
- a CDS encoding glycoside hydrolase N-terminal domain-containing protein, whose product MKRFVHYMMPIVLLTALPPLAAQDPRSTLRLAAPITRWDEAVPIGNGLLGGLLWGEASTLKLSLDRGDLWDERLPEIFKDPEWTWPAMQKLVQAGNMKRFHELFDEPYDRIPYPTKLPGGRLVIERASREPVREFALNMAAGEAIARYGTDSVEAVALAHRKVLLLRIPGRVTVRFEPSAGVAKLGYAPATVTADSYLQQGALGFSYAGVVRQKELGDVTLLAVTIATSTEGADPVAIGAARAELALREGWHTAVTIHRAWWKRHWGISGVTIPDAALQQHYDLVQYFYGAAGRRGAPPIPLQGVWTADEGGLPPWKGDLHNDLNTQMTYLAAHTAGMDDAMLGWLDYLDSRLPEFRKFAHDFYGVHGAVIPGVMTLAGKPMGGWGMYSLSPTNGAWVAQSYYLQWRSTRDRLFLRRRAYPFVKEIGTALSELLVPGKDGLLRLPLSSSPEIHDNSIRAFLKPNSSYDQALLRWTFGALAEMAAAQSLTADAAKWNAVLARLGPMVPKGTTGSLPFSAGEEYTASHRHFSHAMSIHPLGLLDARGPDSMIVRHTVDTIAKYGTSQWTGYSFSWFAAILARTNRGDEALHYLSDYLAFTLRNGFHANGDQSGRGLSSMAYRPFTLEGNFLMMQAVHEMLLRSDGTTVTLFPATPTAWQDASFRQLRADGGWRVSAWRSNGAVDSVRIIAPAGGGLLTLANPFGDAPVTWNRQGMVRQGENWVVRVGPGGVISARR is encoded by the coding sequence ATGAAGCGATTCGTACACTACATGATGCCCATCGTGCTGCTGACGGCGCTCCCGCCGCTGGCCGCACAGGACCCCCGGTCGACGCTGCGGCTTGCCGCGCCAATCACCCGCTGGGACGAGGCGGTCCCGATCGGGAATGGCCTCCTCGGCGGCCTGCTCTGGGGCGAGGCAAGCACCCTCAAGCTCTCGCTCGACCGGGGCGACCTCTGGGACGAGCGGCTCCCCGAGATCTTCAAGGACCCCGAATGGACCTGGCCCGCCATGCAGAAGCTGGTGCAGGCCGGGAACATGAAGCGCTTCCACGAACTCTTCGACGAGCCATACGATCGGATCCCGTATCCGACGAAGCTCCCCGGCGGCCGGCTGGTGATCGAGCGCGCCTCGAGGGAACCGGTTCGCGAGTTCGCGCTCAACATGGCGGCCGGTGAGGCGATTGCTCGCTACGGCACCGATTCGGTCGAGGCGGTGGCGCTCGCGCACCGGAAGGTGTTGTTGCTTCGGATTCCCGGCCGCGTCACCGTCCGCTTCGAGCCGTCGGCCGGTGTCGCCAAGCTCGGCTACGCCCCGGCCACCGTCACCGCCGATTCGTACCTGCAACAGGGCGCGCTCGGCTTTTCGTATGCGGGGGTCGTTCGCCAGAAGGAGTTGGGCGATGTGACACTGCTCGCGGTGACGATCGCCACGAGCACCGAAGGGGCCGACCCGGTGGCGATCGGGGCGGCGCGCGCCGAACTCGCGCTGCGCGAGGGTTGGCACACGGCGGTGACGATCCACCGCGCGTGGTGGAAGCGGCACTGGGGGATCAGCGGCGTGACCATCCCGGACGCCGCACTGCAGCAGCACTATGACCTGGTGCAGTACTTCTACGGCGCGGCCGGGCGCCGTGGTGCGCCGCCGATTCCGCTGCAAGGGGTCTGGACCGCCGACGAGGGTGGCCTGCCGCCGTGGAAGGGCGACCTCCACAACGACCTCAACACGCAGATGACGTATCTGGCCGCGCACACCGCCGGGATGGACGACGCGATGCTCGGCTGGCTCGACTATCTCGACTCGCGGCTGCCGGAGTTTCGGAAGTTCGCGCACGACTTCTACGGCGTGCACGGCGCCGTGATCCCCGGCGTGATGACGCTCGCAGGCAAGCCGATGGGCGGTTGGGGGATGTATTCGCTCTCGCCGACCAACGGCGCGTGGGTGGCGCAGTCCTACTATCTGCAGTGGCGCAGCACCCGCGACCGGCTCTTCCTGCGGCGGCGCGCGTATCCGTTCGTCAAGGAGATCGGCACCGCACTCAGCGAGCTGCTGGTGCCGGGCAAGGACGGGCTGCTGCGGCTGCCGCTCTCGTCGAGCCCGGAGATCCACGACAACTCGATCCGCGCCTTCCTCAAGCCGAACTCGAGCTACGACCAGGCGCTGCTGCGCTGGACCTTTGGTGCGCTCGCCGAGATGGCCGCGGCGCAGAGCCTCACGGCCGACGCGGCGAAGTGGAATGCAGTGCTCGCGCGACTCGGACCGATGGTGCCGAAGGGGACGACCGGGTCGCTGCCGTTCTCGGCCGGCGAGGAGTACACCGCCTCGCACCGTCACTTCTCGCACGCGATGTCGATCCATCCGCTCGGCCTGCTCGACGCACGCGGCCCCGATTCGATGATCGTGCGCCACACGGTGGACACGATCGCGAAGTACGGCACGTCGCAGTGGACCGGCTACTCGTTCAGCTGGTTCGCGGCGATCCTCGCGCGGACCAATCGTGGTGACGAGGCGCTGCACTACCTGAGCGACTACCTGGCGTTCACGCTGCGGAACGGCTTCCATGCCAACGGCGACCAGTCGGGGCGCGGCCTCTCGTCGATGGCCTACCGGCCGTTCACGCTGGAAGGAAACTTCCTGATGATGCAGGCGGTGCACGAGATGCTGCTTCGGAGCGACGGTACCACGGTGACGCTCTTCCCGGCGACACCTACAGCCTGGCAGGACGCGTCATTCCGTCAGCTGCGTGCCGATGGCGGGTGGCGGGTGAGCGCGTGGCGCAGCAACGGCGCCGTCGATTCGGTGCGGATCATCGCACCCGCCGGTGGTGGATTGTTGACGCTCGCGAATCCGTTCGGCGATGCGCCCGTCACGTGGAATCGGCAGGGCATGGTGCGGCAGGGAGAGAATTGGGTGGTGCGGGTGGGGCCGGGGGGCGTCATCTCAGCACGGCGGTGA